The proteins below are encoded in one region of Oncorhynchus tshawytscha isolate Ot180627B linkage group LG04, Otsh_v2.0, whole genome shotgun sequence:
- the LOC112248211 gene encoding UPF0691 protein C9orf116 homolog, whose translation MDSENYVETHPSDYNEAMKTSDVYKVDKNLPKRFNNPDCFQGYSTKKNHPFYQTSSQIYGSKRPTVHEMPTTFNGSYRKFSEHMLKSGMFRDNGFNTSIEKSKITGHDTIPMFQDRINFNYAYDSGNGPRN comes from the exons ATGGATTCTGAAAACTATGTGGAAACTCATCCATCAGACTACAATGAAGCTATGAAAACCAGTGACGTTTACAAAGTGGACAAAAATCTTCCTAAGCGTTTTAATAACCCCGACTGCTTTCAAGGCTACAG TACGAAGAAAAACCACCCATTCTACCAGACATCAAGCCAAATATATGGAAGCAAGAGACCAACCGTTCATGAAATGCCT ACAACTTTTAATGGCAGTTATCGGAAGTTTTCAGAACACATGCTGAAAAGTGGGATGTTCAGAGATAACGGTTTCAACACGTCCATTGAGAAGAGCAAAATCACAGGACACGACACCATCCCCATGTTTCAAGACAGGATCAACTTTAATTATGCATACGACAGTGGGAATGGTCCAAGGAATTGA